CTACATTCTCCAGCCCGGCCTGCATGCCAGCGTGCGGGTGCCGCAGTTCCCCGACCGTACGTTCGAGGCGAAGTTCCTGACCGTATCAGGCGGCTACGACCCCGATACCCGCACCAGCGTGAGTGAATTCGTGATTGATAATTCCGACCACGCCCTGTGGCCCGGCACCTTTGCCGCCGTAACCCTGAGCGCGCCCGAGCAGGTAGCCCATCAGACCATTCCCACCGGCGCGCTGGTGTTTCAGGAGCATGGCATGCAGGTCGCCGTGGTGGATGGGCAGGGCCACGCGCATTTCCATGACATAACGGTGGGCCGCATGGGCGACGGGGCGACGCAGGTGCTCTCGGGCATAAACCCCGATGACCGGATCATCGACAACCCGCCCGCCGACCTGCTGGAAGGCGAGCGCGTGCATGTGGTCCAGCCCGCTACCGGATACAGCAACGACGCCGATGAAAAGGACGATGAATGATGGCCCCCACCATTCGCCGCCCCACGTTCAAGGGGGCTGCCTGCGCCGTATCACTGTTGTCACTGGCGGGGTGCGACCTTGCGCCTGCCTATCATGCGCCGCATTACGTCATTCCCGCCACATGGCAGGGTCAGGCCCCGTTTGGCGTGGCCCACCCGATGGATGACACCATTCCTGCGCAGTGGTGGCAGGGTTTTGCCGACCCCGAACTTGATACGCTGGAAGAGGCGGCCATGGCCCATAACGGCGACCTGCAGGCCGCAAGCGAGCGCTTTTTGCAGGCGCGCGCCATTGTAAGCGAAGCGCGCGCCGACCTGCTGCCGCATTTTGGTGTAGCCTTTGGCGGCAGCAACAACAAAAGCTCGGCCGAGCGGCTGTTCCGCTACAAGGGGCCGATTACGGATTCCGATGAGTTCTATGGCGGCATGGCCTCGTGGGAGCCTGATTTCTGGTCCTCCATCCGCAACCGCGTGCGCCTGCAAAAAGACTACGCGCAGGAACAGGCCGCGCAATACGCCGCCGCACGGCTAAGCCTGCAGGCCGAACTGGCCAGCGATTACTTTACCCTGCGCGGGCTGGATGCACAGGCGGCGATCTATACGCAGTCGATCCGCTATTATGAGGAATCCCTGCGTGTGACCCAGACCCGGCTGATGGATCAGGCAGCCTCCCGGCTGGATGTGGCGCGTGCGCAGAACCAGCTTTACACCACGCAGGCCCGCCTGCTCGACATTCAGGCCCAGCGCGAGGTGATGGAGCATGCGGTTGCGGTTCTGGTCAATGTCGCGCCCTCATCCTTCCATATTGCGCCCGATGCCCACCTCAATACCACCCGCTTCGCACTGTCCGCCCCCCTGCCCTCGGACCTGTTGCAGCGCAGGCCCGACATTGCCATGAGCGAGCGCCAGATGGCGCAGGCCAACCGGGCCATTGGCATTGCGCGCGCCGCGTTCTACCCACACGTATCCTTCCAGATGAACGGGGGGTTTGATGATAACGGCTTCAACCTTGCCAACCTGGCCAACAGCATGTGGTCATATGGCGCCACCGTGACCATGCCGGTGTTTGAGGGCGGGCTGCGGCGCGCGCAGTTGCAGCAGAGCTGGTCCGCCTACCGTGAAACGCGCGACCATTACCGCGTGACCATTCTCAACGCCTTTCGCGATGTGGAAGATGGCCTGTCGCGCACCAACCGGCTTGATGGCGAAAACGGCCGCCTGCGTGCCGCCGTAGGAGCCGCCAGCCAGACGCAGGACATCACCATGAACCTGTATAAAGGCGGACTTGCCACCTATCTCGATGTGCTGATCGCGCAGGTCAGCACGCTTGATGCCCGCATACAGCAGGCCGAAATCCAGACCCGTTACCTGCAGGTGCAGGTTGGCCTGATCCGGGCCTGCGGCGGGGGATGGAATGCCGCAAGCCTGCCCGCGCCCGACAAGCTCTTCTCGGTAGACCCGCTCCAGTATTCCGGCCTGCATAACGCACGCCCCGCAGGCGATGTGCCGCCGCCCCACAGCCACGGCCCCGACCCGGATGACAACCTGACCGGGCCAATCCTCTCGCCGCATACCAGCCCGTGAAAACAAGGGCATGCAGGGGGAGGACGCCCCTGCCTGCCCTCGCT
This DNA window, taken from Komagataeibacter sucrofermentans DSM 15973, encodes the following:
- a CDS encoding efflux transporter outer membrane subunit gives rise to the protein MMAPTIRRPTFKGAACAVSLLSLAGCDLAPAYHAPHYVIPATWQGQAPFGVAHPMDDTIPAQWWQGFADPELDTLEEAAMAHNGDLQAASERFLQARAIVSEARADLLPHFGVAFGGSNNKSSAERLFRYKGPITDSDEFYGGMASWEPDFWSSIRNRVRLQKDYAQEQAAQYAAARLSLQAELASDYFTLRGLDAQAAIYTQSIRYYEESLRVTQTRLMDQAASRLDVARAQNQLYTTQARLLDIQAQREVMEHAVAVLVNVAPSSFHIAPDAHLNTTRFALSAPLPSDLLQRRPDIAMSERQMAQANRAIGIARAAFYPHVSFQMNGGFDDNGFNLANLANSMWSYGATVTMPVFEGGLRRAQLQQSWSAYRETRDHYRVTILNAFRDVEDGLSRTNRLDGENGRLRAAVGAASQTQDITMNLYKGGLATYLDVLIAQVSTLDARIQQAEIQTRYLQVQVGLIRACGGGWNAASLPAPDKLFSVDPLQYSGLHNARPAGDVPPPHSHGPDPDDNLTGPILSPHTSP